The genomic interval TCAGGGCGCATCTCCCAGTCGTCGACCCGGATTCGGCCCTCATCATCCACCGGTACTTCTCCTGTAGAATAGAGCTTTTCTGTAAAAAGACGATACATTTGCTCGATGCAGCCTTCGTGAATGCCCTTTTGTTTCATAACCTTGTAGAGAATCGACATGTAGAGGGGTACAACCGGAATAACTGCGCTGGCCCGGGTTACCAGGGCCTTATTTACAGAGACAAAGGCCTTTCCCTTAAGATGGGAGAGCAGGTCGCTTATCTCTGACGCGGTCTTTTCCAGGTGCTCCTTGGCTTTACCGATTGTTCCCTCACGGTACACAGCATAGGTAACCTCCGGGCCGATATAGGAGTAAGCAACACTCATTGCCCCTTCGGAGAGTACTTCTGCATCCTTAAGGGCAGAGATCCAGAGCTTCCAGTCTTCTCCTCCCATTACCTTTACCGTGGCTTCAAGTTCATCCTGTGCTGCAGGCTCGATTGAAGCCTGGCTGACCTCGCCGGTCATGGCGTTAACCGACTTCGCAGAGTAGGTTTCTTTCAGGGGTTTTAATACTGAACGATACATTTCTCCAGTGTCGGGATCTACCCGCACAGGGGAGGCAAGGCTGTAAACCACCAGATCGATGGTACCGTACTTCTCTTTTACTAAATCAATGACCTTCTTCTTAACTTCGTGAGAAAAAGCATCGCCGTTGATGCTGTCCGCCTTCAGTCCTGCTTCCCGTGCTGCATCTTCTAAAGACCTGTTGTTGTAGTATCCCGGGGTGCCGGGACGCGTATCGGTGCCCTCTTTTTCAAAAAAGACGCCGATTGTGTCACTGCCGGAACCAAAGGCCAGGGAAATCCGCGATGCCAGGCCGTAACCTGTGGAAGACCCGACGACCAGGGCTGTCCTGGGGCCGTCAAATTTCCCTTTGCTCTTGATATACTCTATCTGGTTCAGGGTCTCCTGCTTACAGCCCGCAGGATGGGCATTCATGCAGATACTGTTACGGATCTTCGGAGTAATAATCATGCTTTGTCTCCCACCAGACAGAGCCAGGAGGCCTCACAGGCGAGTTCTTCTCCAACATAGCACTTTCCGCTCTGTTTAAGCATACGCGCCGAGATACGGTCGTTGGTGATCTCCATACGAATAGTCTCATTCGGACGTACCTGGCGGCGGAACTTGGCTTTTTCAATAGCCGCGAGAAAAAAGAGAGCGTCATCCCCGAGGCTTCCAAGCTGACGGACACCGGCGCCGCCGCACTGGGCCATTGTTTCGACAAGAATTACGCCGGGGACAACCGGATACTCGGGAAAATGGCCGGGAAAAAAGAACTCTTCCGGTGTGTAGGTCCGTGTTCCTGTTATCTTCTCTTCCGTAACCTCAGTCAGTTCATCAACAAACAGAAAAGGCTTTCTGTGAGGTAACAGTTCAGTTATTTCTTTCATTATCTACTCCTGGTATTTGGTGAATATTACACTTCCGTTATGCCCGCCGAAACCGAGATTATCGGACATAACCGCGTTCAGCCTGGCACTGCGGCCTGTGTGGGGTATATAGTCCAGGTCACAGGCTTCATCGGGATTATCAAGATTAATGGTAGGAGGTATAAAGCCGTCCCGCAAGGCGAGTATACTGATAATAGCTTCCATTCCTCCGGCTCCGCCGATCATGTGGGCGGTCATTGATTTGGTTGAGGAGATCGGCATTTTATAGGCATAATCGCCAAAGGCCTTCTTGATGGCAATGGTTTCCAGAGGATCATTGGTTGGAGTCGACGTACCATGGGCGTTCAGATAATCAATCTGCGAAGGTTCCATCCCAGCGTCCTTTAGAGCCAGACGCATGGAGCGGGCGGGACCCTCTCCTGTCGCGTCGGGACTCGTCAGGTGAAAGGCGTCGCAGCTGATGCCGTAACCGGCTACCTCTGCATAGATGGCAGCTCCCCGTTTTAGGGCATGCTCAAGTTCTTCCAGGACGAGGATACCCGCACCTTCACCCATAACAAAACCGTCCCGGTCCTTGTCGAAAGGACGGCTGGAAGCGGTGGGATTATCGTTGAATTGCGTGGAAAGAGCTGTAATTCGCAGGAAACCGGCAATACCAAAGGGAGTAATGGCTGCTTCCATGCCTCCGGTTACGATCACATCGCTCTGACCGATTCTGATAGAGTTTAAGGCTGCTCCTATGGCATCGGTCCCGGAAGTGCAGGCCGTTACGATACAGTAACAGGGACCATAAAATCCGTACTTGATTGCCACATTTGCCGGGCCTTCGTTGCTGATCATTTTAGGGATTGTCATGGGAGCGATTCCCTTGGGACCCTTGGCTGCCAGGTTGCGTATGCCCTCTTCGGTTACTTCGTAACCGCCGATGCCGTTTCCAAGAATAACTCCAACCCGTTCGGAATCGACGCATTCTTTGTCCAGTCCGGCATCTTCCAGGGCCTGAGCTGCTCCGGCCACTGCAAATTGACTGAAACGGGCCAGTTTACGGGCTTCTTTTTTATCCATCCAGTTAGCGGAATCGAAGTCTTTGACTTCTCCTGCAACGGTGCAGGCGTAATCGGTGGTATCGAACAGAGTAATGGGTGCAATTCCGCTTTTCCCGGCCCTGATCGCCTGCCATGTATCTTCTATGTTATGTGCCAGGGCGTTTACTGTCCCCATGCCGGTCACAACGACTCGTCGGCGTTCCATACGTTTCTCCCTTCTGTATTTTTAACCGCTACATTACCAGGCCGCCGTCAACCCTTATAACCTGGCCGGTTATGTAGGATGAAAGATCACAAGCCAGATAGAGAACGGTATTGGCGATGTCCTCAGGGCTGCCCATTCTGCCCAGGGGAATAGCCCTGGCATATTCTGCCTTTACATCCTCGGTCAGCTTATCGGTCATGGCGGTTTCTATAAACCCCGGGGCAACGGCATTGACGCGTACGTTTCTCTTGGCTGTCTCTTTTGCAAGGCTTTTGGTAAAACCGATAAGGCCTGCCTTGGAGGCGGAGTAGTTGGTCTGCCCGGCATTGCCCATCTGCCCGACCACCGAGGCCATATTGATAATGCTGCCGGATTTCTGCTTCATGGCCATGAAAGCCGATACTTCCCGTGCTACCAGGAAAGAACCGGTCAGGTTGACCTTAAGTACCGATTCCCACTGGTCCAGGGACATGCGAAAGACCATTCCGTCCCGGGTAATACCGGCGTTGTTTACAAGAATATCAAGTTTGCCGTCGGCGGTAATCTCCTTGATAAGAGCTTTTACCTCTTCCTCGTCGGTAATATTTGCCTTGTGAAAGCTTACCGTTGCGTCTCCCCTGGCGGCGGCATCCATTTCTGCCTTAAAGGGTCCTTCAGCAAGGTCGCAGTAGTGCACTGAGGCTCCTTCGGCCAGAAACTTCATAATTATCTCTTTACCAATTCCCTGGGCACCGCCGGTAACCAGAGCTTTTTTTCCTTCCAGTAGCATGTTGTCCTCCTAAGAACTGTAAGTGTTCCTGATAGTATTAATTTCGTCCAGAGTTCCCGCGTTCAGGCAGGGAACATCACTGTTTATCTTTTTCCAGAGTCCGGAAAGCACTTTTCCCGGTCCGGCTTCGATACAGATTTCTGTTTTCAGCGCCAGAATTGTTTCCTCTTCCGCAGTCCAGCGTACCGGAGAAATAACCTGTGCCAGGCATAATTCCCTGGCATCTTCTCCGCTGGTGACAAGCTTACCCGATACATTGGAAATAAGCCGGATCGCAGGATCCTTAAAGTTCAGGGTCCTCACAACCTCGGCGAACTCACTGCGAGCATCCCGCATAAGCGGTGTATGAAAGGGCGCTGAGACCTTCAAGGGTATCCAGCGTTTGGCACCGTTCCCGGTAAAATATTCCTTTCCTTGAACAAGTGCCGTATGGGTTCCGCCCACGACCGTCTGGTCGGGGCTGTTGAAATTAGCAGCATACAACTCAAGATCCGAATTTGCACACAGCTCCTGTACCCTGTCGGGAGAGAGGCCCATAACAGCTGCCATTCCCGGTCCGTTTTCTCCAGCGGAGAGCTTCTCAGCAGCAGCTGCCATGATAGCTCCTCTTTTCTTAACCAGAGGAAAAACCTCCTCCAGGTTCAGTACTTCCGCTGCAGCCAGAGCAGAGAACTCTCCCAAACTGAAACCTGCAGCAGCATCAGGTCTGATCCCGGCCTCCTTCAGCAGAAGCAGCACAGCCAGGTTTACCGCAGTTATGCCAACCTGGGTGTTTTCCGTCTTTTTAAGCTCTTCCTCGCTGGATTCAAAGAGCAGTTCAGGAATATCCATTCCCGTCCATTCCGATGCATCGGCAAAGAGTTTCTTTACCACGGAAGAGGATTCCCATAAATCCCTTCCCATGCCGGGGTATTGAGCTCCCTGGCCGGGAAATAAAAAACAGTTCAGCAGTATATCTGATTTCATTGAGTGAGACCTTACCATGCCCTGATTTTGTCGGTCAAGAACCGACAGAAACTACACAGGGTCATATCAAAGACGAATCAGCTGCCCGCCGTAGGTAAGCCCCGAACCAAATCCGAGAGTAAGAACAATATCTCCGGTTTTAAGCTGTCGGTTCTGCCATAAATCGTTGAGGGCTATTGGAATGGATGCAGCCGAGGTGTTGGCGTATTCTTCTATGTTCAGGTAGAATTTTTCCAAAGGGATTCCGGCACGTTTTGCCGCGGCCTTGATGATTCTGACATTTGCCTGGTGGGGAACAATGTATTTTATCTCATCTATGGAGATCCCCGCCTCGGACGGCAGGAATTGAAAAAGTTCCGTGTTAACCTGCACAGCGAAATTATACACCCGGCGGCCGTCCATGGAAATATAGAGGTCTTCTTCCGGGATACTCTGTCCGCGTATCGGGTTCTTTGTGCCCCCCGCCCGCACTATTAATGCTTCGGCGCCGCTGCCGTCAGAACGCAGCCGTGATGCCAGAAAACCCCTGTCATCCTCGCAGACGCTCAGTAGAACCGCACCTGCTCCGTCGCCGAAGAGTACGCAGGTAGAGCGATCCTTCCAGTTTATCAGGCTGGAAAGCTTCTCCGCACCTATTACCAGAACGTTACGGGCGACACCGGAACTGATTAATCCCCGTCCGCACTCCAGGGCATATACAAAACCGGTACATGCGGCCCCCAGATCAAAAGCACCGCTGCGGGTCGCTCCGATATTATGCTGTACAATACTTGCAGTGGCAGGGAAGCCGATATAGTCGGGGGTACTGGTCGAAACAATAATCATATCCAGTTCATCAGCACATATATCACTATTGGACAATGCCTGCATGGCCGCTGCGGTCGCCATTTCAGAGGTTGTTTCATTCTCAGCCAGGTGGCGTGAACCGATTCCCGTATGGCTTCGGATCCATTCATCGGAGGTATCTATCATCAGGGCAAGGTCGTTGTTGGTAACTCTTTTGGGCGGCAGGTATGCTCCCACCGAACAAATAGTCGCGTTCATCCATCCTCCTGTTGTCGGTTCTTGGCCGACTGAATACGTGTGTACTCAGTATTCGAAGGGAAAGTCAAGGCGTGTTTACCGTAATCCTCACGCTAAATATCAAATATGTCCATAAAATTAGCGATTGCCGGCCGAAAATCATCCCGTAAGTGTGTTGTCGGCCCTCGACGCACAGGTGTAGAATGAGTATACTCGGTTGACTTAAAGACGGCCGCTGGCCGACAAACGCTGCACGAGGAGGCGACCCTTTGGCACCCCAAACTGCAATACCAGTATTACATGATTATTCAAGGATTGGAATCGTTAACCGCGGTGAAGCTGCACTGCGGTTTATACGGGGAGTTATTGAGTATAACTCCCGTTTTGGTACCGACTTAAAAACAGTAGCTATTTATACCGCAAAAGAAGAGCAGGCCCCTTTTGTTAAAAACGCTGACTACTGGGTCTGTTTTGAGGATCTGTCCGGCTACCCCGGAACAGCGAGTTCTCCCTATCTGGACCACACCCTGATTTTGCAGGCCCTGAAAGAGAGCAGATGCGATGCCCTGTGGGTAGGGTGGGGTTTTGTCTCCGAGGACGCGGTATTCACCGCTGCCGTAGAGAAAGCGGGATACACTTTTCTGGGACCAGGAAGTAACGCCATGGCTCTTTTGGGTGATAAAATTGCTGCGAAGGAGCTGGCAGATAAGGCGAAGGTGCCGATTCTGCCGTGGAGCCGCGGCCCGGTATCCAGCATCGACGAGGCCCGCAGGGTGGCGGAGAAGATAGGGTATCCGGTTATCGTTAAAGCCTCCAATGCCGGAGGCGGGCGGGGCATACGTTTTGTGTTAAGCCCCGGGGAACTCGAGACACAGTATAACTCCGCAGTGGAAGAAACCCTGCGGGTTACCGGAACCAGGACAGTCTTTATCGAACATCTGGTGCAGCGCGGCAGGCACCTTGAGGTTCAGGTCCTGGCGGACAGACACGGAATCGTAAATACCTTTGGAGTCCGGGACTGCTCCCTGCAGCGGAGAAATCAGAAAATAATCGAAGAGACCCCGCCGGCAGGGCTTTCATCAGAAACAATAGCAGAGATGGAGGCCTCGGCGGCGAGGCTTATTAAAGCGGCTTCCTATGAGAGTGCGGGTACGGTCGAGTATCTTTACGACTTAGATTCCGATAAGTTCTATTTTATGGAGGTCAATACCCGGCTTCAGGTTGAACACCCCATTACTGAAGAGTTGTATGGAATTGACCTTGTTACCGGCCAAATAGAGGTGGCCTTTGGCAGGAAGGTTGATCTGACCTCCGCCGTACCCCGCGGACATGTAATGGAGGCCCGGCTTAATGCAGAGGATCCGGGAAGGGATTTTTCTCCCGCTCCGGGTAAGGTCGATCTTTTTCGTCCCCCTGCGGGACCGGGAATACGGATAGATTCGGGAATTGAGAACGGAGCGGAGATTCCTCCGGAGTTCGATTCCATGGTTGCCAAGATTATCGCCCGCGGGCGCGACCGCCGCGAAGCCGCATCCAGGCTTAAACGGGCCCTGGATGAATGTGCTATTCGCATAGAAAACGGCACCACCAACCGGGCTTTTCTGCGTCAGCTGCTCGATCAGAAGGAGGTCGCCGCGGGGGGTGTCTCAACAGCCTACGTCGGGGAGCTCCTTAAAAAAGGAATCCGGCGGGCATCGGATCACTCCTTCCGGGCAGCCCTTGTAACCGGTGCCATTACCATCGCCAGGCAGCGTGTTGCCGAGGAGCAGGTCAATTTTCTCAATGAACTGGCCAGTCTCGGAAAACCCAGGATCCTTCCCAAGGGTGAAGGCCAGGAGATCAGTCTCTCCATTGACGGGGCGTTGTATTATGCCAAGGTGTTTCACGTTGGCGGAGAAGGCTACCACGTCATCGTGGATAACACCTTTCTTATATGCCGCTACCGCTGCACCAATGAAGAGGGTGTCGTCGAGTTTAACAGCCTGCGTTACCGCTTTATTCTTGTTCCCCGGGGGGATTCCCTGCAGTGTGAAATAAACGGGACCCCCTTTCTTCTGGAACAGGAGTCCAGGGGCTTTGTTAAATCTCCCTCTCCTGCCATTGTGCTTTCAGTTCCGGTTCAAGCAGGAGGTGAGGTAAAAAAAGGCAGTGTCCTTATGGTGCTGGAAGCCATGAAGATGGAGATGCTTATTGAAGCTCCCATGGACGGTCTCGTAGCAGAAATCCTTGCGAGTCCCGGTACACAAGTCGCCGCCGGACAATCCCTTGTTCGCCTTGAAGAAGGCGGCGACAACAGACACGAGGAAGAGCCGGCGGCGGTTAAGGTTGCTTTCCCTCAGCATGAACCATGTGTAGAGGAGAGCTGGCAGAGAATTGTAAACGAGGTTCGGGCTCTTTTTCTCGGATTCGATACCGCGGAAAAATCATCCGGCCTGACAGATCGGCTTGCTGCTTTTATTGCACAGAACTCCGCTTATAAAGAAGCCTTTGCAAAACTCGTGCTGCGCAGTATGGAGGGCTTCTGTGCACTGGAGATTCTCTTTTCCAACCGGACCATTGAAGATGAGAGCGGAGGACGGCCTCATACTTATACGGAACTTTTAAACCACTATGCCTTGCGGCGGAAGGACAGGGAAAAGGGACTGCCTGATATTTTTAATCAGTCCATTGATCGTATCCTGTCGGCATACCGGGAGGCCGGAGTCAGCGACGAGATTGATCGTCTGCTGTATCATCTCTACCGCTCCCATGCCGCCAGCGGACTAAAAGGGCAGATCCTGCGCGATTTCCTGCAGCTTCTGGAGAAATGGTCAGATGCAGAGATGCTGAGCCATGATTTTCCTCTGCTGGTAAACGAGATTGTCCGCTTTAGCAACCAGGTAGACCCCAAACTGGCTGACGCCGCTCTGCACGCCCGCTATGTACTTCTGGATCAGAAGCAGCTGCAGGAACAGCGCGGAAGGCAGCGCCATTTTGTTGAATCACTTGTGGCCGAAAGCTGCAGCAATGATAACAGGAATTTCAATGAGTGTACGGAAGCCTTTCTTGATCTTCCGCCTTCAGCCCTGACTGACCTTATGTGGGCTATAAAAACAGCCCGCACGGGAAATCCGGAGCTCCTGACAGAACTTGCGGCCCGGTATTTTCATCGCGATAGATTTATCCTTTCCCTGAAGACTTTTGCTGATGAAAAAGGACTGTTCTGGGCCCAGGTCAGTTTCAGGGAAGACGAGGAAAAAGAAAAAGAGCCGGAAAAAAGCGGTGTGCTTTTTGCTGTGTTTTCGCCGGAGGCCCTCACCTTAATACCAGGCATTGTCCAGTCTCTGTCGGATATTTCTGATACGGAAGTCACCGTTCTTGTTTCTGGAGAAGGAAGCCCCGGTGATTATCTCCATAATCTTCCGCCATTCCCGTGCACCTATTGTGCCCTGGGAATGTATCCTGAAAAGGGAGAACCTCTGTTCACCACATACAAATACCTTGATGCGAAGAAATGGGTGGTCAACGACGGAGCTTTTACCTTTTCTCCCCTTGAATACCGGGAGCTGCGGGTCGAACGGTTCAGGAATTTTTACCTTAGGCTGATATCACGCAGTGAGAACGTTACCGTGCTGGAAGGACGGGCAAAGGAGAATGAAAAGGACATGCGTCTTTTTGCCCTGGCTTCCACATCTGAGACGGATCCTGAACTCTCTTCCCGCCAGGATCTGACCCGGATGCCGCGCTTCGAACGGGTATTCAACGAAGCTGTATCTGGAATCCGCGCCGCTCAGCAGAATTACCGTTTCAGACTCCAATGGAACAGGATCATTATTTACAACCGCTCCCTGTTAGGATTGCGACTGATGCAGCTCCGGGATTTCGGGTATAACCTCGTTCCCCGAACCATCGGACTGGGACTTGAAAAGATGGTGGTCTATTCGAGGCGTAAACGCTGGCGGGAAGAAACTATCCGTGAACATGAGCTCATATTCTATAACCTGACGGCTGATCAGTTTACCCTCCGCAGCCGTCGTCCCACATCTGTTCCCCTGACCACCCTGGACAGTTATGCTCTTAAGGTGGTGAGGGCACGGCAGCGAAACGAGATTTATCCCTATGAACTGATCAAAATGATTACCCATGCCGGATTTCCTCTTCATGAAGGCTTACCCAGGGGAGAATTTGAGGAGTTCGATATAGAAGTGGCTTCAAACGGGTCCAGCCGGCTTGTTTCCGTAAAGGGACGGGAACCGGGAAATAACAGCAGCAATATCATTTTTGGCAAGATCAGCAACAGCGATCCGGTGAGCGGAACAGTCTTTCAACGGATCCTGATTCTTTCCGATCCTACCGGAGACCTGGGAAGCCTGGCCGAAGGGGAGTGCCGCCGTATTATCAGCGCCATCGACATGGCGGAACAGGAATCTATTCCCGTAGAGTGGGTACCGGTATCTTCCGGCGCCAGAATTACCATGGATTCGGGAACGGAAAACCTGGACTGGACCGCAGCCGCGCTGAAACGAATTATCGAGTTTACCCAGGCAGGCGGCGAGATCAATATTATTGTGCAGTCAATTAACGTGGGGGCACAGTCATACTGGAATGCGGAGGCTACCATGCTGATGCACACCAGGGGACTTTTAATTATGACCGATGAAGCTTCGATGCTTCTTACCGGCAAGCGGGCTCTGGATTTTTCCGGCAGTGTCTCGGGAGAAACCAATGTGGACATTGGCGGAGCAGAGAAGGTTATGGTTCCCAACGGACAGGCCCAGATCCGGGTTTCCTCTGTTGCTGAGGCCTACGGTATTCTTTTTCAGCATTATCGCACCTGCTATGTAAGTCCCGGAAGCTGTTTTCCCGGACAAACAGTAAGCCGGGACTCCGTGGAGAGGAATGTAACGGCCACACCGTATCGCGACAACCTTGGCCAGGGTTTTTCCACCATCGGCGACATCTTCAGCAGGGAACTGAATCCCGACAGAAAAAAACCTTTTGACATGCGGCAGGTAATGCGTTCGCTGATAGACAAGGACGCGGAGGTACTTGAGCGCTGGAGGGGCCTGGAGGACGGAGATACCGCCCTGGTGTGGGAAACCCGCCTGGGAGGCTATGCGGTTGGTATGATTGGTATTGAAAGCCGCAGTTTTCCCCGAATCGGTGCCCTGCCTTCTGACGGACCGGACACCTGGAGCGGAGGCACCCTCTATCCGCAGTCATCCAGGAAGGTGGCCAGGGGGCTTAACGCCTTTTCCGGCAGGGTTCCCGCTGTGATCATTGCAAACCTCTCCGGATTTGACGGATCTCCCGAATCTCTGCGCAGGCTGCAGCTGGAGTACGGCGCAGAAATAGGACGAGCCGTGGTCAATTTTAAAGGCCCAATAGTCTTTCTGGTTACTGCGAGGTACCACGGCGGGGCCTATGTTGTGTTCTCAAAACGTCTGAATTCCGAACTCGAAGTTGCTGCTCTTGAAGGCTCGTTTGCATCAGTAATCGGAGGAGCCCCCGCGGCAGCTGTAGTCTTTCCTAAAACAGTCAGAAAACGTGCGGAAAACGATAGCCGTGTCATTGAAGCCCGTAGTCTCTTGAAATCCGGAGAATGGGGATACAAGGAATTTGAAGACCTGTACCAGGCAGTGTACAACGA from Marispirochaeta sp. carries:
- a CDS encoding beta-ketoacyl-ACP synthase III, producing the protein MNATICSVGAYLPPKRVTNNDLALMIDTSDEWIRSHTGIGSRHLAENETTSEMATAAAMQALSNSDICADELDMIIVSTSTPDYIGFPATASIVQHNIGATRSGAFDLGAACTGFVYALECGRGLISSGVARNVLVIGAEKLSSLINWKDRSTCVLFGDGAGAVLLSVCEDDRGFLASRLRSDGSGAEALIVRAGGTKNPIRGQSIPEEDLYISMDGRRVYNFAVQVNTELFQFLPSEAGISIDEIKYIVPHQANVRIIKAAAKRAGIPLEKFYLNIEEYANTSAASIPIALNDLWQNRQLKTGDIVLTLGFGSGLTYGGQLIRL
- a CDS encoding ACP S-malonyltransferase, coding for MVRSHSMKSDILLNCFLFPGQGAQYPGMGRDLWESSSVVKKLFADASEWTGMDIPELLFESSEEELKKTENTQVGITAVNLAVLLLLKEAGIRPDAAAGFSLGEFSALAAAEVLNLEEVFPLVKKRGAIMAAAAEKLSAGENGPGMAAVMGLSPDRVQELCANSDLELYAANFNSPDQTVVGGTHTALVQGKEYFTGNGAKRWIPLKVSAPFHTPLMRDARSEFAEVVRTLNFKDPAIRLISNVSGKLVTSGEDARELCLAQVISPVRWTAEEETILALKTEICIEAGPGKVLSGLWKKINSDVPCLNAGTLDEINTIRNTYSS
- the fabG gene encoding 3-oxoacyl-[acyl-carrier-protein] reductase, coding for MLLEGKKALVTGGAQGIGKEIIMKFLAEGASVHYCDLAEGPFKAEMDAAARGDATVSFHKANITDEEEVKALIKEITADGKLDILVNNAGITRDGMVFRMSLDQWESVLKVNLTGSFLVAREVSAFMAMKQKSGSIINMASVVGQMGNAGQTNYSASKAGLIGFTKSLAKETAKRNVRVNAVAPGFIETAMTDKLTEDVKAEYARAIPLGRMGSPEDIANTVLYLACDLSSYITGQVIRVDGGLVM
- the fabF gene encoding beta-ketoacyl-ACP synthase II — protein: MERRRVVVTGMGTVNALAHNIEDTWQAIRAGKSGIAPITLFDTTDYACTVAGEVKDFDSANWMDKKEARKLARFSQFAVAGAAQALEDAGLDKECVDSERVGVILGNGIGGYEVTEEGIRNLAAKGPKGIAPMTIPKMISNEGPANVAIKYGFYGPCYCIVTACTSGTDAIGAALNSIRIGQSDVIVTGGMEAAITPFGIAGFLRITALSTQFNDNPTASSRPFDKDRDGFVMGEGAGILVLEELEHALKRGAAIYAEVAGYGISCDAFHLTSPDATGEGPARSMRLALKDAGMEPSQIDYLNAHGTSTPTNDPLETIAIKKAFGDYAYKMPISSTKSMTAHMIGGAGGMEAIISILALRDGFIPPTINLDNPDEACDLDYIPHTGRSARLNAVMSDNLGFGGHNGSVIFTKYQE
- the fabV gene encoding enoyl-ACP reductase FabV, whose amino-acid sequence is MIITPKIRNSICMNAHPAGCKQETLNQIEYIKSKGKFDGPRTALVVGSSTGYGLASRISLAFGSGSDTIGVFFEKEGTDTRPGTPGYYNNRSLEDAAREAGLKADSINGDAFSHEVKKKVIDLVKEKYGTIDLVVYSLASPVRVDPDTGEMYRSVLKPLKETYSAKSVNAMTGEVSQASIEPAAQDELEATVKVMGGEDWKLWISALKDAEVLSEGAMSVAYSYIGPEVTYAVYREGTIGKAKEHLEKTASEISDLLSHLKGKAFVSVNKALVTRASAVIPVVPLYMSILYKVMKQKGIHEGCIEQMYRLFTEKLYSTGEVPVDDEGRIRVDDWEMRPDVQNEVTTLWEQVDSGNIEEIGDMDGYREDFLRLNGFSVPDVDYDAEVNEF
- a CDS encoding carboxyl transferase domain-containing protein yields the protein MAPQTAIPVLHDYSRIGIVNRGEAALRFIRGVIEYNSRFGTDLKTVAIYTAKEEQAPFVKNADYWVCFEDLSGYPGTASSPYLDHTLILQALKESRCDALWVGWGFVSEDAVFTAAVEKAGYTFLGPGSNAMALLGDKIAAKELADKAKVPILPWSRGPVSSIDEARRVAEKIGYPVIVKASNAGGGRGIRFVLSPGELETQYNSAVEETLRVTGTRTVFIEHLVQRGRHLEVQVLADRHGIVNTFGVRDCSLQRRNQKIIEETPPAGLSSETIAEMEASAARLIKAASYESAGTVEYLYDLDSDKFYFMEVNTRLQVEHPITEELYGIDLVTGQIEVAFGRKVDLTSAVPRGHVMEARLNAEDPGRDFSPAPGKVDLFRPPAGPGIRIDSGIENGAEIPPEFDSMVAKIIARGRDRREAASRLKRALDECAIRIENGTTNRAFLRQLLDQKEVAAGGVSTAYVGELLKKGIRRASDHSFRAALVTGAITIARQRVAEEQVNFLNELASLGKPRILPKGEGQEISLSIDGALYYAKVFHVGGEGYHVIVDNTFLICRYRCTNEEGVVEFNSLRYRFILVPRGDSLQCEINGTPFLLEQESRGFVKSPSPAIVLSVPVQAGGEVKKGSVLMVLEAMKMEMLIEAPMDGLVAEILASPGTQVAAGQSLVRLEEGGDNRHEEEPAAVKVAFPQHEPCVEESWQRIVNEVRALFLGFDTAEKSSGLTDRLAAFIAQNSAYKEAFAKLVLRSMEGFCALEILFSNRTIEDESGGRPHTYTELLNHYALRRKDREKGLPDIFNQSIDRILSAYREAGVSDEIDRLLYHLYRSHAASGLKGQILRDFLQLLEKWSDAEMLSHDFPLLVNEIVRFSNQVDPKLADAALHARYVLLDQKQLQEQRGRQRHFVESLVAESCSNDNRNFNECTEAFLDLPPSALTDLMWAIKTARTGNPELLTELAARYFHRDRFILSLKTFADEKGLFWAQVSFREDEEKEKEPEKSGVLFAVFSPEALTLIPGIVQSLSDISDTEVTVLVSGEGSPGDYLHNLPPFPCTYCALGMYPEKGEPLFTTYKYLDAKKWVVNDGAFTFSPLEYRELRVERFRNFYLRLISRSENVTVLEGRAKENEKDMRLFALASTSETDPELSSRQDLTRMPRFERVFNEAVSGIRAAQQNYRFRLQWNRIIIYNRSLLGLRLMQLRDFGYNLVPRTIGLGLEKMVVYSRRKRWREETIREHELIFYNLTADQFTLRSRRPTSVPLTTLDSYALKVVRARQRNEIYPYELIKMITHAGFPLHEGLPRGEFEEFDIEVASNGSSRLVSVKGREPGNNSSNIIFGKISNSDPVSGTVFQRILILSDPTGDLGSLAEGECRRIISAIDMAEQESIPVEWVPVSSGARITMDSGTENLDWTAAALKRIIEFTQAGGEINIIVQSINVGAQSYWNAEATMLMHTRGLLIMTDEASMLLTGKRALDFSGSVSGETNVDIGGAEKVMVPNGQAQIRVSSVAEAYGILFQHYRTCYVSPGSCFPGQTVSRDSVERNVTATPYRDNLGQGFSTIGDIFSRELNPDRKKPFDMRQVMRSLIDKDAEVLERWRGLEDGDTALVWETRLGGYAVGMIGIESRSFPRIGALPSDGPDTWSGGTLYPQSSRKVARGLNAFSGRVPAVIIANLSGFDGSPESLRRLQLEYGAEIGRAVVNFKGPIVFLVTARYHGGAYVVFSKRLNSELEVAALEGSFASVIGGAPAAAVVFPKTVRKRAENDSRVIEARSLLKSGEWGYKEFEDLYQAVYNEHQTALGAEFDGIHSVERAREVGSIDRIVKASQIRPYLIDAVRRGMARWEAR
- the fabZ gene encoding 3-hydroxyacyl-ACP dehydratase FabZ; this encodes MKEITELLPHRKPFLFVDELTEVTEEKITGTRTYTPEEFFFPGHFPEYPVVPGVILVETMAQCGGAGVRQLGSLGDDALFFLAAIEKAKFRRQVRPNETIRMEITNDRISARMLKQSGKCYVGEELACEASWLCLVGDKA